In one Flavobacteriales bacterium genomic region, the following are encoded:
- a CDS encoding MBL fold metallo-hydrolase: MKIEQIYTGCLAQGAYYIESDGEAVIIDPLRETQPYLDRAKQSGARIKYVLETHFHADFVSGHLDLSKKTGAPIVYGPNANPQFDAHIATDGEVLKVGKVTITVLHTPGHTMESTTYLLKDESGKPHAIFTGDTLFIGDVGRPDLAQKMGSLTQEDLAGYLYESLHTKIMSLPDDVLVYPAHGAGSACGKNMSKETWDTLGNQKQTNYALKAATKEQFIKEVTDGLLPPPAYFPQNVAMNKGVIESVDSVKERGMRALTPDQFELVAETEGALVLDTRGAQTFKDGFVPRSINIGIKGDFAPWVGAMIPDVKHPLLLVTDEGMEDEVVTRLARVGYDNVFGYLKGGISAWKASGKDVDTIESIPAEEFAKRFHANKLRVVDVRKDGEYEAEHVDGAWHASLQYINQNLAAFSKEETNYIHCAGGYRSMIAASLLKARGWHNIVDVAGGFNAIKNNTDVKVTDYVCPSTLKK, translated from the coding sequence ATGAAGATCGAACAGATCTACACCGGCTGCCTGGCGCAAGGCGCCTACTACATCGAGAGCGACGGCGAGGCCGTCATCATCGACCCGCTGCGGGAGACCCAGCCTTATCTGGACCGCGCCAAGCAAAGCGGAGCGCGCATCAAGTACGTGCTCGAGACGCACTTCCACGCCGACTTCGTGAGCGGCCACCTGGACCTCTCCAAGAAGACCGGTGCACCCATCGTGTACGGCCCCAATGCGAACCCGCAGTTCGATGCGCACATCGCCACCGATGGTGAGGTGCTGAAGGTGGGCAAGGTGACCATCACCGTGCTGCACACGCCGGGCCACACCATGGAGAGCACCACCTACCTGCTGAAGGATGAGAGCGGCAAGCCGCACGCCATCTTCACCGGTGATACCCTCTTCATCGGCGATGTGGGCCGCCCCGACCTCGCGCAGAAGATGGGCTCGCTGACGCAGGAGGACCTGGCCGGCTACCTGTACGAGAGCCTGCACACCAAGATCATGTCCCTGCCCGATGACGTGCTGGTGTACCCCGCGCACGGGGCCGGCAGCGCCTGCGGCAAGAACATGAGCAAGGAGACCTGGGACACGCTGGGCAACCAGAAGCAGACCAACTACGCGCTGAAGGCCGCGACCAAGGAGCAGTTCATCAAGGAGGTGACCGATGGCCTGCTGCCGCCGCCCGCCTACTTCCCCCAGAACGTGGCCATGAACAAGGGCGTGATCGAGAGCGTGGACAGCGTGAAGGAGCGCGGCATGCGTGCCCTCACCCCCGACCAGTTCGAGCTGGTAGCCGAGACCGAAGGGGCCCTGGTGCTCGACACGCGCGGTGCGCAGACCTTCAAGGACGGCTTCGTGCCCCGTAGCATCAACATCGGCATCAAGGGCGACTTCGCTCCCTGGGTGGGCGCCATGATCCCCGATGTGAAGCACCCGCTGCTGCTGGTGACCGATGAAGGCATGGAGGACGAGGTAGTGACGCGTCTGGCCCGCGTGGGCTACGACAACGTGTTCGGTTACCTGAAGGGCGGCATCAGCGCTTGGAAGGCGAGCGGCAAGGACGTGGACACCATCGAGAGCATCCCCGCCGAGGAGTTCGCGAAGCGCTTCCACGCGAACAAGCTGCGCGTGGTGGACGTGCGCAAGGACGGCGAATACGAGGCCGAGCACGTGGACGGCGCCTGGCATGCCTCGCTGCAGTACATCAACCAGAACCTGGCCGCCTTCAGCAAGGAGGAGACCAACTACATCCACTGCGCCGGCGGCTACCGCAGCATGATCGCGGCAAGCCTGCTGAAGGCCCGCGGCTGGCACAACATCGTGGATGTGGCGGGTGGCTTCAACGCCATCAAGAACAACACGGACGTGAAGGTGACGGACTACGTCTGCCCGAGCACCTTGAAGAAGTAA